A portion of the Cryptomeria japonica chromosome 5, Sugi_1.0, whole genome shotgun sequence genome contains these proteins:
- the LOC131875896 gene encoding pentatricopeptide repeat-containing protein At2g20540-like, with the protein MQLAGVKPDSTTFSSLLPACAKMGALEQGMNLHQDIIERGLWSDVSVANALIDMYAKFGRIHKSSEIFDKILQRDMVSWNSMIAGYAQNGFVEKAIETFNQMLLADIMPDFTTFASILPACPKMEALQQGMNL; encoded by the coding sequence ATGCAGCTAGCAGGTGTAAAGCCAGACTCGACAACCTTTTCCAGCCTCCTCCCAgcgtgtgccaaaatgggagctttagaacagggTATGAACCTCCATCAAGACATAATTGAAAGAGGATTGTGGTCAGATGTCTCAGTTGCCAACgccctgatagacatgtatgcaaaatttgGAAGGATACACAAGTCATCTGAAATATTTGACAAAATACTTCAAAGGGACATGGTCTCGTGGAattcaatgattgcaggatatgcacaaaatgggtttgttgaaaagGCTATAGAAACCTTTAATCAAATGCTATTGGCCGATATAATGCCAGActtcacaacctttgccagcatcctacCGGCCTGTCCAAAAATGGAAGCTTTACAACAGGGAATGAACCTTTAA